TCACATTGTGATTGTTAATTTTGCTATTGATGAGTGTGCACTGTTTCTGCGGGGGGTCCTATCCGATATTTATCTCTGGTTTGTTTATGACGCAGACAAATATATacacaatttttttattcccAAATATTGCAAGTAATCCATGTTCGGACAAAAATACTTTTAATGACCTGATGTATGATGCGATATAACATCTGCTTTATTATCCTTGTGTAACCTTTGTAACGCCTTGCACCCGCATTACAGCAGCGTCACGGTGGCGGCAAAACAAACGGCCACCTGGCCACCATCGCCCGTTATTTCGAACTCCATCGTAACAGTGACGCCCGTGAGTGGCGCCTCGACCGGTGCCGTACCGGTCAGCGTTACGGATTGCCCAGCCGTCAGCGGACAGGAAGTGTTAATGTTGTTGCAGCCATTGCGCAGATGATCCGGCACCTCGTAGGGCAGGAACAGACCCAACAGCGATGCACGCACATCCACCGTCAGTGTGTTGGTTGGGAAGGTCGGTGCGAAGCGCACGCTAAAGTTAAAGTCCGACTGATTCGGGACCTGGCAGGGCAGGCTGGTGCATCCCGGCACGGTCACTTCCTGGGGCGTGGGCCGATTATTGGAGCCTAGACGGAGGATGGGAAGGGTTTGTCTTAATTCTTTTtcgtcttccttttttttggcaaacggACGCATACGATCGCGCACATCCACGCGTAGCTACTTACATTGAATAATTTCCAATCCTTGAGCAACTGCTGCGAACAACAGCACCACTGCTACGACTTGTTTGAACATCTTGCAATCCTTGCTATGGACCGTGCTGTGACTACTACTGCCTTCCACAGTCTACTGAGCGTGCTTGAGGTGAAGGTGAAGGTGATAAACCATTTGCACGGGTTTTAAAGCTCGCTAATCAGATAAGATAAGTCGATGGTATAATCGCGTCAAACACGAGGCAAGGTGCAAAACAGAAATTGAggggtgagtttttttttccaacccAATCCAATCAgtcaattttattacatttgtATTTCTATTACACACATTAGACGGCTACAATCTGGGCAGACGAGCGGAAGCAGAACAGTGGCTGATCGTTGTCGTCGGTAAGCTGCAGCTGCAGGTCGACGGTGATGCCCGCGAACGGTGCCGCCGCCGGTGTGCTCAGGTGGTAGTTGATGAACTCACCCGCCGTCACCGGGCAGCTGCCAGCTTCGAAGAAGTTGCACGCATTCGTCTGATCGGCCGGCAGATCGTACGGTACGCGGAAATCGCCCAAAAAGATGTCCAGCGTCGCCCGGACCGTCTGGCTGGCACGGGGCGAAACGAAGTCACAGTCCATATCGACCATACCGCCGATCGGGATGACGCAGGGTTCCACCGTGCAGCCTACAACGCGCACATCCTGCGGGATGGGTGCATTGTTGGCACCTGCCAGAGAAGGAATGCACAGGGACAGGTGTTAAAGTACGGGGCTTTTTTTACGCTACACTAGCGGAGCAGTAGCATCATCGAGCAAATACTTACAAGGCCTCACCGCTAGACCGAACGCCAGGGCCGGAAGGCAGGCAACTACGAACAGAATGTTTCTCATCGTGAAATACTGGCCGGTCTTTGGTTACTGGTTAATGATACACGGTACTGCTTCGCTCGGCGCTAGGTGCCGGATATTTAAGAGTAAAATAGCCAATTACCAACTGATACATTTGTATCTTATCACGCCATGCTGTTACACTTTATCGCCTGCTCGTTATCCTCGGGCCGATGAACGTCAGCCAATCGTTTTGGATTAAACATGGAGATTACATAGATTAGCAGCCGTTCCGTTTGGCGGCACCACATTGCACACTTCCTCACGTTCGGGGCTGGCATGATTCAACCGTTTGCGAGCTGCGATAAACTTTTCCCATGACCAATCATTTTGGAACGTAATATTGCAAATAATGAAGGAGTTGTTTACTATTGAGAATATAGGTGCGTTGAACGCACGTTTGTTCCATTAAATACCCTAGATTTTGGTTGTGAAATTCGCTGCGAATAACTCGTTAATTTCAAAGGTTGTTATTGATGATCTATGTTTATTGATCATTAAACATAGGGCTAAATCCCATAGTTTAATTTATCGGGATAAATCCCATAGTTTATCCCGAAACAATTCTTGCCGATGATCGGAAGCAAATCAGGGCCTGTCCATCATCGTCGGCAAGCTGCAGCTGCAGATCAACGGTGATGCCCGCGAACGGTGCTGCCGCCGGTGTGCTCAGATGGTAGTTGACAAACTCACCGGGCGTCAACGGGCAGCTACCTGCTTCCAAAAAGTTGCACGCATTCTGCTGCTCCACCGGCAGATCGTACGGCACCCGAAACGTTCCAAGAAAGATGTCCAGGGTGGCGCGCATACCGTTAGTGGCCCGGGGTGCCACAAAGTCTAGATCCATGTCGACCAGCCCACCGATCTGCACCGTGCACGGTTCGGCGGTACAGCCCACCACGCGTACTTCCTGCGGTACGGGAGCATTGTTGGCACCTGCAATGGTGGGCAGCAGTGGGGAAGGTGTGTGATGATGCTTTCGAATGCTAGTACTTTCTGCACTCACATGGTCTCACAGCAATGCCGTAAACTAACGACGGTAGACAGACGGCAAACAGCACCGCTTTAAGCATTTTGTTGTATCCTGTAGTTAAACTATCCGAACACTATCCAATAGCCTACCTCACGCTCGACTGTCCCGAAAACTAGTCGAAAAcatgtatttattttcaccGATGCACTGCCTCGTGACGTTACAACACAAACTCGGTTGCTGTAGGTTATAGTTACTTATCTTATCGAGGACCGACACACGGCAACAGCACCAGCCGGATTGATTTTCGGTGAAACCTTCCCATTATTTGGACGATTGCATTGATCATCCCACACAATCGAATTCTTTCCTTACCTTGTAGCTTCCTTAGCGCTACCTTTGTGAGGGACAATGATGGAGGCTTAAGATAAGCGCCAGTGAAGTACAATCTTTAccattttattgaattatggttgcattatgtttttgtttgtggacCTGTTTGGTATGTCCTTCTACAAAATCTTTTGACACTGTTTGGTTATCAAGCTCGCAAACGCGCGTTATTCGTGCccaggggtgtgtgtgtgtgatctcgTGATGCAACAATGTTTACTACCTTGAGGTGCCTGCGATAGGGAAGCTTTTGCATATCCGTTTGATGTGATATCGTTAGAATTAATAATGAGACTTATTGCCAATGAATTGCTCAACAAGTCCCGGAATCAGGAGTGAATGCAGttaaaatgtgtgtataattATGATATATCATTCCATGTAGTGTTATTAATTGAGCTTTTACCATCTTGCGTATCTTATCAACGGCATCAAAACACGATTTAAACAACGTACGATCGAAGAATGAAACAC
This is a stretch of genomic DNA from Anopheles merus strain MAF chromosome 2R, AmerM5.1, whole genome shotgun sequence. It encodes these proteins:
- the LOC121589467 gene encoding uncharacterized protein LOC121589467 gives rise to the protein MFKQVVAVVLLFAAVAQGLEIIQCSNNRPTPQEVTVPGCTSLPCQVPNQSDFNFSVRFAPTFPTNTLTVDVRASLLGLFLPYEVPDHLRNGCNNINTSCPLTAGQSVTLTGTAPVEAPLTGVTVTMEFEITGDGGQVAVCFAATVTLL
- the LOC121589464 gene encoding NPC intracellular cholesterol transporter 2-like → MRNILFVVACLPALAFGLAVRPCANNAPIPQDVRVVGCTVEPCVIPIGGMVDMDCDFVSPRASQTVRATLDIFLGDFRVPYDLPADQTNACNFFEAGSCPVTAGEFINYHLSTPAAAPFAGITVDLQLQLTDDNDQPLFCFRSSAQIVAV
- the LOC121589466 gene encoding uncharacterized protein LOC121589466, whose translation is MLKAVLFAVCLPSLVYGIAVRPCANNAPVPQEVRVVGCTAEPCTVQIGGLVDMDLDFVAPRATNGMRATLDIFLGTFRVPYDLPVEQQNACNFLEAGSCPLTPGEFVNYHLSTPAAAPFAGITVDLQLQLADDDGQALICFRSSARIVSG